A single region of the Halorussus gelatinilyticus genome encodes:
- a CDS encoding DUF7128 family protein: protein MVVTTERDEMTWYKCEGCGMMFDDEEDAKQHEANCDHEDPSYIQ from the coding sequence ATGGTCGTCACAACGGAGCGCGACGAGATGACGTGGTACAAGTGCGAGGGCTGTGGGATGATGTTCGACGACGAGGAGGACGCCAAGCAACACGAGGCGAACTGCGACCACGAGGACCCCTCGTACATCCAGTAG